Proteins co-encoded in one Xiphophorus couchianus chromosome 16, X_couchianus-1.0, whole genome shotgun sequence genomic window:
- the b9d1 gene encoding B9 domain-containing protein 1: protein METTSNSSVFLLTVNGQIEGANFPDYDHLYCKYCYVYGHDWAPTTGLEEGITQITSKSSQSHKLIWNFPLETTFKSTNPSGWPQLVVSVYGPDVFGNDVVRGYGATHIPFTPGQHIRTIPMFVPEPTWRLQKFTGWLLGRRPEYTDPKVVAHGEGREVTRVRSQGFVTVSFHIMTKDMKRMGYDMGPMNSSTVQSATSSQSGDAQ from the exons ATGGAAACAACAAGCAATTCTTCCGTGTTTCTTCTTACGGTGAACGGACAAATTGAGGGAGCGAAC TTTCCAGATTATGACCATTTATACTGTAAATATTGTTACGTCTACGGCCATGACTGGGCTCCCACCACA GGTTTGGAGGAAGGCATCACTCAGATCACCTCTAAAAGCTCCCAGTCTCACAAGTTAATATGGAACTTCCCTTTGGAGACAACATTCAAGAGTACAAATCCTTCTGGAT GGCCTCAGCTTGTGGTGAGCGTGTACGGACCGGACGTTTTTGGCAACGATGTGGTCAGGGGTTATGGAGCAACGCACATTCCATTCACACCTGGACA ACACATAAGAACCATCCCGATGTTTGTTCCCGAGCCCACATGGAGACTTCAGAAGTTCACAGG CTGGTTGCTAGGACGACGACCCGAGTACACCGACCCCAAAGTGGTGGCACATGGGGAAGGCCGAGAAG tgaCGAGGGTTCGATCTCAGGGCTTTGTCACCGTCTCCTTCCACATAATGACCAAAGACATGAAGAGGATGGGCTATGACATGGGACCGATGAACTCGTCAACCGTCCAGTCCGCCACTTCCAGTCAGTCAGGAGATGCACAATAG